A genomic stretch from Harpia harpyja isolate bHarHar1 chromosome 20, bHarHar1 primary haplotype, whole genome shotgun sequence includes:
- the WDR55 gene encoding WD repeat-containing protein 55, translating to MAAPGEGCSEPAGREPRLRDTPEDICFEATANAIALHPARPLLAAGDVDGDVYLYSYSCTEGENRQLWSSGHHLKSCRDVAFSQDGQKLFTVSKDKSVHILTVEEGRLETRFPKAHSSALNCVLPIDNHVFATGDDGGALKVWDLRKGDAILEARQQEEYISAMAVDGNGKILLTASGDGTLGVFNVKRRRFELLSEPQNGDLTSVVLLKRGKKVACGSSEGTIYLFNWDGFGAASDRFALRAESIDCMVPITDSIVCVGSLDGVIRAVNVLPNRVLGCVGQHLGEPIEQLAVAPGGQLLASCAHDQKVKFWDVSALGGLVVDDYRKKKKKGGPLRALSGKAAGSGEDFFADLRDEAEPEAAAGSDSDGSD from the exons ATGGCGGCGCCGGGGGAG GGGTGCTCGGAGCCAGCGGGGAGGGAGCCGCGGCTGCGGGACACCCCCGAGGACATCTGCTTCGAGGCGACGGCCAACGCCATCGCCCTGCACCCGGCCCGGCCCTTGCTGGCGGCGGGGGACGTGGACGGCGACGTCTACCT GTACTCGTACTCCTGCACCGAGGGGGAGAACCGGCAGCTCTGGTCTTCGGGGCATCACCTCAAGTCGTGCCGGGATGTGGCCTTCTCCCAGGACGGGCAGA AGCTTTTCACCGTGTCCAAGGACAAGTCCGTCCACATCCTGACGGTGGAGGAGGGACGGCTGGAAACGCGCTTCCCCAAGGCCCACAG CTCGGCCCTCAACTGCGTGCTGCCCATCGATAACCACGTCTTTGCCACGGGCGACGACGGCGGAGCGCTGAAGGTGTGGGACCTGCGCAAGGGGGACGCCATCTTGGAGGCCCGGCAGCAGGAGGAGTACATCAGCGCCATGGCCGTGGATGGTAATGGGAAGATCCTGCTGACTGCCAG CGGTGATGGCACCCTGGGCGTCTTCAATGTGAAGAGGCGGCGCTTCGAGCTGCTCTCAGAGCCGCAGAACGGGGACCTGACGTCTGTCGTGCTGCTGAAG agggggaaaaaagtggcgTGTGGCTCCAGCGAAGGCACCATCTACCTCTTCAACTGGGACGGCTTCGGGGCTGCCAGCGACCGCTTCGCTCTGAGGGCCGAGTCCATTGACTGCATGGTCCCCATCACGGACAGCATCGTATGCGTGGGGTCCCTGGACGGAGTCATCAG ggcGGTGAACGTCCTGCCGAACCGGGTGCTGGGCTGCGTTGGGCAGCACCTGGGGGAGCCCATCGAGCAGCTGGCGGTGGCCCCGGGCGGGCAGCTCCTGGCCAGCTGCGCCCACGACCAGAAGGTGAAGTTCTGGGACGTCTCCGCCCTGGGGGGGCTGGTGGTGGACGACTAtcgaaagaagaagaagaagggggggcCGCTGCGGGCCCTCAGCGGCaaggcggcgggcagcggggaggaTTTCTTCGCCGATCTGCGGGACGAGGCCGagccggaggcggcggcggggagcgacAGCGACGGCAGCGActga
- the IK gene encoding protein Red isoform X1, with amino-acid sequence MPERDNEPFSNPLAPDGHDVDDSHSFHQSKLTNEDFRKLLMTPRAAPTSAPPSKSRHHEMPREYNEDEDPAARRRKKKSYYAKLRQQEIERERELAEKYRDRAKERRDGVNKDYEETELISTTANYRAVGPTAEADKSAAEKRRQLIQESKFLGGDMEHTHLVKGLDFALLQKVRAEIASKEKEEEEMMEKPQKETKKDEDPENKIEFKTRLGRNIYRILFKNKAYERNELFLPGRMAYVVDLDDEYADTDIPTTLIRSKADCPTMEAQTTLTTNDIVISKLTQILSYLRQGTRNKKLKKKDKGKLDEKKPPEADMNIFEDIGDYVPSTAKMPREKERERYRERERDRDRERDRDRERDRDRERDRDRERDREREEEKKRHSYFEKPKADDEPTDIDKGPGSAKELIKSINEKFAGAAGWEGAESLKKPEDKKQLGDFFGMSNSYAECYPATMDDMAVDSDEEVDYSKMDQGNKKGPLGRWDFDTQEEYSEYMNNKEALPKAAFQYGIKMSEGRKTRRFKETNDKAELDRQWKKISAIIEKRKKLEADGVEVKRPKY; translated from the exons ATGCCGGAACGCGACA ATGAACCGTTCTCCAACCCCCTGGCCCCTGATGGCCACGATGTGGACGACTCGCACTCCTTCCACCA GTCTAAGCTGACCAATGAAGACTTCAGAAAGCTTCTCATGACCCCGCGGGCTGCGCCAACATCTGCGCCACCATCCAAATCTCGCCACCATGA GATGCCCCGGGAGTACAACGAAGATGAAGACCCAGCTGCTcgcagaaggaagaagaaaag CTATTATGCAAAGCTGCGCCAGCAGGAGATAGAGCGTGAGAGGGAGTTGGCCGAGAAGTACAGGGATCGAGCCAAGGAGAGGAGAGATGGTGTGAACAAGGACTATGAGGAAACAGAGCTGATCAGCACAACTGCCAACTACAGGGCTGTGGGGCCGACAGCAGAGGC GGATAAATCTGCTGCGGAGAAGAGGAGACAGTTGATCCAGGAGTCCAAGTTCTTGGGTGGTGACATGGAGCACACTCACTTGGTGAAGGGTCTGGACTTTGCGCTGTTGCAGAAG GTACGAGCTGAGATTGCcagcaaggagaaggaagaggaggaaatgatGGAGAAGCCCCAGAAAGAAACTAA gAAAGATGAAGATCCTGAGAATAAAATTGAGTTTAAGACCCGGCTGG GTCGCAACATCTACCGCATTCTGTTCAAGAACAAGGCCTACGAGCGGAATGAGCTGTTCCTTCCAGGGAGGATGGCCTATGTGGTAGATCTGGATGATGAATATGCCGACACTGATATCCCAACCACGTTGATCCGGAGCAAGGCTGACTGCCCCACCATGGAG GCACAGACCACGCTGACCACCAATGACATTGTCATCAGCAAACTGACGCAGATCCTCTCCTATCTCAGACAAGGGACCCGCAACAAGAAGCTCAAGAAGAAAGACAAAG GGAAGCTGGATGAGAAGAAGCCCCCTGAAGCTGATATGAA CATCTTTGAAGACATTGGGGATTACGTGCCTTCCACTGCAAAGATGCCACGGGAGAAGGAGCGGGAGAGGTACCGTGAGAGAGAGCGTGACAGGGACCGGGAGCGTGACAGGGACCGGGAGCGTGACAGGGACCGGGAGCGTGACAGGGACCGGGAGCGTGACCGTGAgcgggaagaggaaaagaagaggcaCAGCTATTTTGAGAAGCCCAAGGCTGATGATGAG CCCACCGACATCGACAAAG GACCTGGGTCAGCCAAGGAGCTCATCAAGTCCATCAACGAGAAgtttgctggagctgctggctgggaaggagcagagtCAT TGAAGAAGCCAGAAGACAAGAAGCAGCTGGGAGACTTCTTCGGCATGTCAAACAGCTACGCCGAGTGCTACCCTGCTAC aatgGATGATATGGCTGTGGACAGCGATGAAGAGGTGGACTACAGCAAAATGGATCAG GGTAACAAGAAAGGACCTCTGGGCCGCTGGGACTTTGATACCCAGGAGGAGTACAGCGAATACATGAACaacaaagaggctctgcccaa GGCGGCCTTTCAGTATGGGATCAAGATGTCTGAGGGACGCAAAACCCGTCGCTTCAAGGAGACGAATGACAAGGCAGAGCTGGACCGGCAGTGGAAGAAGATCAGTGCG ATCAttgagaagaggaagaagttggAGGCTGATGG GGTTGAGGTGAAACGTCCCAAGTACTGA
- the IK gene encoding protein Red isoform X2, with the protein MPERDNEPFSNPLAPDGHDVDDSHSFHQSKLTNEDFRKLLMTPRAAPTSAPPSKSRHHEMPREYNEDEDPAARRRKKKSYYAKLRQQEIERERELAEKYRDRAKERRDGVNKDYEETELISTTANYRAVGPTAEADKSAAEKRRQLIQESKFLGGDMEHTHLVKGLDFALLQKVRAEIASKEKEEEEMMEKPQKETKKDEDPENKIEFKTRLGRNIYRILFKNKAYERNELFLPGRMAYVVDLDDEYADTDIPTTLIRSKADCPTMEAQTTLTTNDIVISKLTQILSYLRQGTRNKKLKKKDKGKLDEKKPPEADMNIFEDIGDYVPSTAKMPREKERERYRERERDRDRERDRDRERDRDRERDRDRERDREREEEKKRHSYFEKPKADDEPTDIDKGPGSAKELIKSINEKFAGAAGWEGAETLKKPEDKKQLGDFFGMSNSYAECYPATMDDMAVDSDEEVDYSKMDQGNKKGPLGRWDFDTQEEYSEYMNNKEALPKAAFQYGIKMSEGRKTRRFKETNDKAELDRQWKKISAIIEKRKKLEADGVEVKRPKY; encoded by the exons ATGCCGGAACGCGACA ATGAACCGTTCTCCAACCCCCTGGCCCCTGATGGCCACGATGTGGACGACTCGCACTCCTTCCACCA GTCTAAGCTGACCAATGAAGACTTCAGAAAGCTTCTCATGACCCCGCGGGCTGCGCCAACATCTGCGCCACCATCCAAATCTCGCCACCATGA GATGCCCCGGGAGTACAACGAAGATGAAGACCCAGCTGCTcgcagaaggaagaagaaaag CTATTATGCAAAGCTGCGCCAGCAGGAGATAGAGCGTGAGAGGGAGTTGGCCGAGAAGTACAGGGATCGAGCCAAGGAGAGGAGAGATGGTGTGAACAAGGACTATGAGGAAACAGAGCTGATCAGCACAACTGCCAACTACAGGGCTGTGGGGCCGACAGCAGAGGC GGATAAATCTGCTGCGGAGAAGAGGAGACAGTTGATCCAGGAGTCCAAGTTCTTGGGTGGTGACATGGAGCACACTCACTTGGTGAAGGGTCTGGACTTTGCGCTGTTGCAGAAG GTACGAGCTGAGATTGCcagcaaggagaaggaagaggaggaaatgatGGAGAAGCCCCAGAAAGAAACTAA gAAAGATGAAGATCCTGAGAATAAAATTGAGTTTAAGACCCGGCTGG GTCGCAACATCTACCGCATTCTGTTCAAGAACAAGGCCTACGAGCGGAATGAGCTGTTCCTTCCAGGGAGGATGGCCTATGTGGTAGATCTGGATGATGAATATGCCGACACTGATATCCCAACCACGTTGATCCGGAGCAAGGCTGACTGCCCCACCATGGAG GCACAGACCACGCTGACCACCAATGACATTGTCATCAGCAAACTGACGCAGATCCTCTCCTATCTCAGACAAGGGACCCGCAACAAGAAGCTCAAGAAGAAAGACAAAG GGAAGCTGGATGAGAAGAAGCCCCCTGAAGCTGATATGAA CATCTTTGAAGACATTGGGGATTACGTGCCTTCCACTGCAAAGATGCCACGGGAGAAGGAGCGGGAGAGGTACCGTGAGAGAGAGCGTGACAGGGACCGGGAGCGTGACAGGGACCGGGAGCGTGACAGGGACCGGGAGCGTGACAGGGACCGGGAGCGTGACCGTGAgcgggaagaggaaaagaagaggcaCAGCTATTTTGAGAAGCCCAAGGCTGATGATGAG CCCACCGACATCGACAAAG GACCTGGGTCAGCCAAGGAGCTCATCAAGTCCATCAACGAGAAgtttgctggagctgctggctgggaaggagcagag ACATTGAAGAAGCCAGAAGACAAGAAGCAGCTGGGAGACTTCTTCGGCATGTCAAACAGCTACGCCGAGTGCTACCCTGCTAC aatgGATGATATGGCTGTGGACAGCGATGAAGAGGTGGACTACAGCAAAATGGATCAG GGTAACAAGAAAGGACCTCTGGGCCGCTGGGACTTTGATACCCAGGAGGAGTACAGCGAATACATGAACaacaaagaggctctgcccaa GGCGGCCTTTCAGTATGGGATCAAGATGTCTGAGGGACGCAAAACCCGTCGCTTCAAGGAGACGAATGACAAGGCAGAGCTGGACCGGCAGTGGAAGAAGATCAGTGCG ATCAttgagaagaggaagaagttggAGGCTGATGG GGTTGAGGTGAAACGTCCCAAGTACTGA
- the NDUFA2 gene encoding NADH dehydrogenase [ubiquinone] 1 alpha subcomplex subunit 2 — protein sequence MAAVVRGIGGGLGRSLRELRIHLCQRSPGSRGVRDFIEQHYVTLKKANPDFPILIRECSGVQPKLWARYEFGKEKSVPLNNLTVDEVAKALENIVKSKV from the exons ATGGCGGCGGTTGTGAGGGGCATCGGGGGCGGGCTGGGCCGCAGCCTGCGGGAGCTTCGCATCCATTTGTGCCAGCGCTCCCCGGGCAGCCGCGGCGTCAG agACTTCATCGAGCAGCACTACGTGACCCTGAAGAAGGCAAATCCCGACTTCCCCATCCTGATCCGCGAGTGCTCCGGTGTCCAGCCCAAGCTCTGGGCTCGATACG AGTTTGGCAAGGAGAAGAGCGTGCCGCTGAACAACCTTACCGTGGATGAAGTGGCCAAGGCCTTGGAGAACATTGTGAAAAGCAAGGTGTGA
- the TMCO6 gene encoding transmembrane and coiled-coil domain-containing protein 6 isoform X4, with the protein MWGRRRRGVGPSGSGTEELRARRREREAALRKARRQEQLVSKRLLREDTAAEEGGQDGAEIVPDPLSEDEVLELLRGVQRASEERKRSLGRLRWALQNKETQQKFVRLDGSIRTLIGLFTSSLADMQMEAARCLHELSHSSDPAVAEACLPVTSYLLTYLSGHSVEFMELCLYTLGNLVVESEAVRKQLLPQGIIPVLASCIQSPHEAVLEGLGYVLSQLLQAKEAPTEIIPLVLDSVLPQHMLRLVCSGLKAGIGTAVEFAWCLHYIVCSHTANAALLSLGALPALTSLLLDLASEIPQDAPEGLELLVCPVLRCLSNLLAEETGCEVQIQDERLLVALFLILQCFLQQHPFIVQECLWLLNNLTADKPFFCSTLLSLDLLPALLQLLPCSQMASVLVLTVLCNIAEKGPGYCQQLHQQPALPLLLPTLTLPNPEVVGQCLELLHLLFLHWPEVTQL; encoded by the exons CTCTCAGGAAAGCCCGGCGGCAGGAGCAGCTGGTCAGCAAGCGGCTTCTGCGGGAGGACActgcagcagaggagggtggACAGGATGGAGCAGAGATCGTGCCGGACCCTCTCTCAGAGGATGAG GTTCTTGAGCTGCTCAGAGGCGTGCAGAGGGcttcagaagagaggaaaagatcaCTCGGCCGTCTCCGCTGGGCTCTGCAGAACAAGGAGACTCAGCAGAAGTTTGTCAG GCTGGACGGCAGCATCCGGACACTCATTGGGCTCTTCACCAGCAGCCTGGCTGACATGCAGATGGAAGCAGCCCGCTGTCTCCATGAGCTCTCCCACTCCAGTGACCCTGCTGTGGCTGAGGCATGTCTGCCAGTGACCTCCTATCTCCTCACCTACCTCTCAGGACACAGCGTTGAGTTCATG GAGCTGTGTTTGTACACGCTGGGGAACCTGGTAGTAGAAAGCGAAGCTGTGAGGAAGCAGCTTCTGCCTCAGGGCATCATTCCAGTGCTGGCATCCTGCATCCAG TCCCCGCATGAGGCTGTGCTGGAAGGTCTGGGCTATGTCCTCTCACAGCTCCTCCAAGCCAAGGAAGCCCCCACAGAGATCATACC CTTGGTTCTGGACTCTGTTCTCCCCCAGCACATGCTTCGACTGGTTTGCTCTGGCCTCAAGGCTGGGATAGGAACAGCCGTGGAGTTTGCATGGTGTCTCCACTACATCGTTTGTAG ccatACAGCCAATGCGGCATTGCTGTCGCTGGGGGCCTTGCCTGCCCTCACCTCACTCTTGCTCGACCTGGCTTCTGAAATCCCCCAAGATGCTCCCGAGGGCCTGGAGCTG CTCGTCTGTCCAGTGCTGCGGTGTCTCAGCAACCTGCTCGCAGAGGAGACTGGCTGTGAAGTCCAGATCCAGGACGAGCGCCTGCTCGTCGCCCTCTTCCTCATCCTGCAGTgcttcctccagcagcacccGTTCATCGTACAGGAGTGTCTCTGGCTGCTGAACAACCTCACAG CAGACAAACCCTTCTTCTGCTCCACTCTGCTCTCCCTCGACTTGCTCCCggccctgctgcagctcctgccatgTTCCCAGATGGCCAGTGTGTTG GTCCTGACAGTTCTGTGCAATATAGCGGAGAAGGGGCCAGGCTACTGCCAGCAGCTGCAccagcagcctgccctgcccctgctgctgcccaccCTCACGCTGCCCAACCCCGAAGTGGTGGGGCAGTGCCTCGAGCTGCTGCACCTCCTCTTCCTGCACTGGCCAGAG GTCACGCAGCTGTAA
- the TMCO6 gene encoding transmembrane and coiled-coil domain-containing protein 6 isoform X2 yields the protein MWGRRRRGVGPSGSGTEELRARRREREAALRKARRQEQLVSKRLLREDTAAEEGGQDGAEIVPDPLSEDEVLELLRGVQRASEERKRSLGRLRWALQNKETQQKFVRLDGSIRTLIGLFTSSLADMQMEAARCLHELSHSSDPAVAEACLPVTSYLLTYLSGHSVEFMELCLYTLGNLVVESEAVRKQLLPQGIIPVLASCIQSPHEAVLEGLGYVLSQLLQAKEAPTEIIPLVLDSVLPQHMLRLVCSGLKAGIGTAVEFAWCLHYIVCSHTANAALLSLGALPALTSLLLDLASEIPQDAPEGLELLVCPVLRCLSNLLAEETGCEVQIQDERLLVALFLILQCFLQQHPFIVQECLWLLNNLTDKPFFCSTLLSLDLLPALLQLLPCSQMASVLVLTVLCNIAEKGPGYCQQLHQQPALPLLLPTLTLPNPEVVGQCLELLHLLFLHWPEAAADFVRQGGHRALEQHQSTPELQERARALLDMVGQPLGASAFSPCHATLSAFS from the exons CTCTCAGGAAAGCCCGGCGGCAGGAGCAGCTGGTCAGCAAGCGGCTTCTGCGGGAGGACActgcagcagaggagggtggACAGGATGGAGCAGAGATCGTGCCGGACCCTCTCTCAGAGGATGAG GTTCTTGAGCTGCTCAGAGGCGTGCAGAGGGcttcagaagagaggaaaagatcaCTCGGCCGTCTCCGCTGGGCTCTGCAGAACAAGGAGACTCAGCAGAAGTTTGTCAG GCTGGACGGCAGCATCCGGACACTCATTGGGCTCTTCACCAGCAGCCTGGCTGACATGCAGATGGAAGCAGCCCGCTGTCTCCATGAGCTCTCCCACTCCAGTGACCCTGCTGTGGCTGAGGCATGTCTGCCAGTGACCTCCTATCTCCTCACCTACCTCTCAGGACACAGCGTTGAGTTCATG GAGCTGTGTTTGTACACGCTGGGGAACCTGGTAGTAGAAAGCGAAGCTGTGAGGAAGCAGCTTCTGCCTCAGGGCATCATTCCAGTGCTGGCATCCTGCATCCAG TCCCCGCATGAGGCTGTGCTGGAAGGTCTGGGCTATGTCCTCTCACAGCTCCTCCAAGCCAAGGAAGCCCCCACAGAGATCATACC CTTGGTTCTGGACTCTGTTCTCCCCCAGCACATGCTTCGACTGGTTTGCTCTGGCCTCAAGGCTGGGATAGGAACAGCCGTGGAGTTTGCATGGTGTCTCCACTACATCGTTTGTAG ccatACAGCCAATGCGGCATTGCTGTCGCTGGGGGCCTTGCCTGCCCTCACCTCACTCTTGCTCGACCTGGCTTCTGAAATCCCCCAAGATGCTCCCGAGGGCCTGGAGCTG CTCGTCTGTCCAGTGCTGCGGTGTCTCAGCAACCTGCTCGCAGAGGAGACTGGCTGTGAAGTCCAGATCCAGGACGAGCGCCTGCTCGTCGCCCTCTTCCTCATCCTGCAGTgcttcctccagcagcacccGTTCATCGTACAGGAGTGTCTCTGGCTGCTGAACAACCTCACAG ACAAACCCTTCTTCTGCTCCACTCTGCTCTCCCTCGACTTGCTCCCggccctgctgcagctcctgccatgTTCCCAGATGGCCAGTGTGTTG GTCCTGACAGTTCTGTGCAATATAGCGGAGAAGGGGCCAGGCTACTGCCAGCAGCTGCAccagcagcctgccctgcccctgctgctgcccaccCTCACGCTGCCCAACCCCGAAGTGGTGGGGCAGTGCCTCGAGCTGCTGCACCTCCTCTTCCTGCACTGGCCAGAG gctgctgctgactTTGTCAGGCAAGGCGGGCACCGGGCCCTTGAGCAGCACCAGAGCACCCCAGAACTCCAGGAGCGGGCACGAGCACTGCTGGACATGGTTGGGCAGCCCCTGGGAGCCTCCGCCTTCAGTCCTTGCCATGCCACGTTGTCTGCCTTCTCCTAG
- the TMCO6 gene encoding transmembrane and coiled-coil domain-containing protein 6 isoform X1, with translation MWGRRRRGVGPSGSGTEELRARRREREAALRKARRQEQLVSKRLLREDTAAEEGGQDGAEIVPDPLSEDEVLELLRGVQRASEERKRSLGRLRWALQNKETQQKFVRLDGSIRTLIGLFTSSLADMQMEAARCLHELSHSSDPAVAEACLPVTSYLLTYLSGHSVEFMELCLYTLGNLVVESEAVRKQLLPQGIIPVLASCIQSPHEAVLEGLGYVLSQLLQAKEAPTEIIPLVLDSVLPQHMLRLVCSGLKAGIGTAVEFAWCLHYIVCSHTANAALLSLGALPALTSLLLDLASEIPQDAPEGLELLVCPVLRCLSNLLAEETGCEVQIQDERLLVALFLILQCFLQQHPFIVQECLWLLNNLTADKPFFCSTLLSLDLLPALLQLLPCSQMASVLVLTVLCNIAEKGPGYCQQLHQQPALPLLLPTLTLPNPEVVGQCLELLHLLFLHWPEAAADFVRQGGHRALEQHQSTPELQERARALLDMVGQPLGASAFSPCHATLSAFS, from the exons CTCTCAGGAAAGCCCGGCGGCAGGAGCAGCTGGTCAGCAAGCGGCTTCTGCGGGAGGACActgcagcagaggagggtggACAGGATGGAGCAGAGATCGTGCCGGACCCTCTCTCAGAGGATGAG GTTCTTGAGCTGCTCAGAGGCGTGCAGAGGGcttcagaagagaggaaaagatcaCTCGGCCGTCTCCGCTGGGCTCTGCAGAACAAGGAGACTCAGCAGAAGTTTGTCAG GCTGGACGGCAGCATCCGGACACTCATTGGGCTCTTCACCAGCAGCCTGGCTGACATGCAGATGGAAGCAGCCCGCTGTCTCCATGAGCTCTCCCACTCCAGTGACCCTGCTGTGGCTGAGGCATGTCTGCCAGTGACCTCCTATCTCCTCACCTACCTCTCAGGACACAGCGTTGAGTTCATG GAGCTGTGTTTGTACACGCTGGGGAACCTGGTAGTAGAAAGCGAAGCTGTGAGGAAGCAGCTTCTGCCTCAGGGCATCATTCCAGTGCTGGCATCCTGCATCCAG TCCCCGCATGAGGCTGTGCTGGAAGGTCTGGGCTATGTCCTCTCACAGCTCCTCCAAGCCAAGGAAGCCCCCACAGAGATCATACC CTTGGTTCTGGACTCTGTTCTCCCCCAGCACATGCTTCGACTGGTTTGCTCTGGCCTCAAGGCTGGGATAGGAACAGCCGTGGAGTTTGCATGGTGTCTCCACTACATCGTTTGTAG ccatACAGCCAATGCGGCATTGCTGTCGCTGGGGGCCTTGCCTGCCCTCACCTCACTCTTGCTCGACCTGGCTTCTGAAATCCCCCAAGATGCTCCCGAGGGCCTGGAGCTG CTCGTCTGTCCAGTGCTGCGGTGTCTCAGCAACCTGCTCGCAGAGGAGACTGGCTGTGAAGTCCAGATCCAGGACGAGCGCCTGCTCGTCGCCCTCTTCCTCATCCTGCAGTgcttcctccagcagcacccGTTCATCGTACAGGAGTGTCTCTGGCTGCTGAACAACCTCACAG CAGACAAACCCTTCTTCTGCTCCACTCTGCTCTCCCTCGACTTGCTCCCggccctgctgcagctcctgccatgTTCCCAGATGGCCAGTGTGTTG GTCCTGACAGTTCTGTGCAATATAGCGGAGAAGGGGCCAGGCTACTGCCAGCAGCTGCAccagcagcctgccctgcccctgctgctgcccaccCTCACGCTGCCCAACCCCGAAGTGGTGGGGCAGTGCCTCGAGCTGCTGCACCTCCTCTTCCTGCACTGGCCAGAG gctgctgctgactTTGTCAGGCAAGGCGGGCACCGGGCCCTTGAGCAGCACCAGAGCACCCCAGAACTCCAGGAGCGGGCACGAGCACTGCTGGACATGGTTGGGCAGCCCCTGGGAGCCTCCGCCTTCAGTCCTTGCCATGCCACGTTGTCTGCCTTCTCCTAG
- the TMCO6 gene encoding transmembrane and coiled-coil domain-containing protein 6 isoform X3 — protein sequence MWGRRRRGVGPSGSGTEELRARRREREAALRKARRQEQLVSKRLLREDTAAEEGGQDGAEIVPDPLSEDEVLELLRGVQRASEERKRSLGRLRWALQNKETQQKFVRLDGSIRTLIGLFTSSLADMQMEAARCLHELSHSSDPAVAEACLPVTSYLLTYLSGHSVEFMELCLYTLGNLVVESEAVRKQLLPQGIIPVLASCIQSPHEAVLEGLGYVLSQLLQAKEAPTEIIPHTANAALLSLGALPALTSLLLDLASEIPQDAPEGLELLVCPVLRCLSNLLAEETGCEVQIQDERLLVALFLILQCFLQQHPFIVQECLWLLNNLTADKPFFCSTLLSLDLLPALLQLLPCSQMASVLVLTVLCNIAEKGPGYCQQLHQQPALPLLLPTLTLPNPEVVGQCLELLHLLFLHWPEAAADFVRQGGHRALEQHQSTPELQERARALLDMVGQPLGASAFSPCHATLSAFS from the exons CTCTCAGGAAAGCCCGGCGGCAGGAGCAGCTGGTCAGCAAGCGGCTTCTGCGGGAGGACActgcagcagaggagggtggACAGGATGGAGCAGAGATCGTGCCGGACCCTCTCTCAGAGGATGAG GTTCTTGAGCTGCTCAGAGGCGTGCAGAGGGcttcagaagagaggaaaagatcaCTCGGCCGTCTCCGCTGGGCTCTGCAGAACAAGGAGACTCAGCAGAAGTTTGTCAG GCTGGACGGCAGCATCCGGACACTCATTGGGCTCTTCACCAGCAGCCTGGCTGACATGCAGATGGAAGCAGCCCGCTGTCTCCATGAGCTCTCCCACTCCAGTGACCCTGCTGTGGCTGAGGCATGTCTGCCAGTGACCTCCTATCTCCTCACCTACCTCTCAGGACACAGCGTTGAGTTCATG GAGCTGTGTTTGTACACGCTGGGGAACCTGGTAGTAGAAAGCGAAGCTGTGAGGAAGCAGCTTCTGCCTCAGGGCATCATTCCAGTGCTGGCATCCTGCATCCAG TCCCCGCATGAGGCTGTGCTGGAAGGTCTGGGCTATGTCCTCTCACAGCTCCTCCAAGCCAAGGAAGCCCCCACAGAGATCATACC ccatACAGCCAATGCGGCATTGCTGTCGCTGGGGGCCTTGCCTGCCCTCACCTCACTCTTGCTCGACCTGGCTTCTGAAATCCCCCAAGATGCTCCCGAGGGCCTGGAGCTG CTCGTCTGTCCAGTGCTGCGGTGTCTCAGCAACCTGCTCGCAGAGGAGACTGGCTGTGAAGTCCAGATCCAGGACGAGCGCCTGCTCGTCGCCCTCTTCCTCATCCTGCAGTgcttcctccagcagcacccGTTCATCGTACAGGAGTGTCTCTGGCTGCTGAACAACCTCACAG CAGACAAACCCTTCTTCTGCTCCACTCTGCTCTCCCTCGACTTGCTCCCggccctgctgcagctcctgccatgTTCCCAGATGGCCAGTGTGTTG GTCCTGACAGTTCTGTGCAATATAGCGGAGAAGGGGCCAGGCTACTGCCAGCAGCTGCAccagcagcctgccctgcccctgctgctgcccaccCTCACGCTGCCCAACCCCGAAGTGGTGGGGCAGTGCCTCGAGCTGCTGCACCTCCTCTTCCTGCACTGGCCAGAG gctgctgctgactTTGTCAGGCAAGGCGGGCACCGGGCCCTTGAGCAGCACCAGAGCACCCCAGAACTCCAGGAGCGGGCACGAGCACTGCTGGACATGGTTGGGCAGCCCCTGGGAGCCTCCGCCTTCAGTCCTTGCCATGCCACGTTGTCTGCCTTCTCCTAG